CTGTTTCAATTCTTCCATTGCCTGATTATATCGCTTGGCTTTTTCTGCCTGTTCCTGCAACGGACCAAGTTGCTGTTCGATTTCGTGAACAATATCTTCAACACGATTTAGATTTTCCTGTGTTTCAGCTAATTTGTATTCCGCTTTCTTTTTGCGTTGCTTATATTTCAGGACACCAGCAGCTTCCTCAAAAATAGTACGTCGTTCTTCAGCTTTCGAACTTAAAATTTCCTCAACTTTTCCTTGACTGATGATGGAGAACGCCTCTCGTCCTAGCCCAGAATCCATAAATAAATCAACAATATCTTTTAACCTGCATGATTGTTTATTAATATAAAATTCACTGTCACCTGAACGATACACTCGTCTGGTTATGCTAATTTCTTCATAATCAAGCGGCACTGCATGATCATTGTTATCGAGTACAAGGCTTACTTCTGCTACATTTAATGCCCTTCTTGAATCACTTCCCTGAAAAATAATATCTTCCATTTTAGATCCACGAAGCGACTTAGCAGATTGCTCGCCCAGTACCCATCTTATTGCATCGGTTATATTACTCTTACCGCTCCCATTTGGGCCTACTACCGCAGTGACACCTGGAACAAAGTCCACCTGTATACGTTCCGCAAATGATTTAAATCCAACACTTTCCAATCGTTTCAAATACATAAACATTCTCCTAAATCAAACCGAGATAATCATAACCGACTATTATCGCTATTAACTAAAATAAATTTGGCATTTTACCGCATTTATTTTATCATAAACTAAGGAACAACTGAAGAGAGGTATAGGCGTAACGGCATACATAAATACTTTTCTTTCCTTTTATTAAACCAAAAGAGATTGTGAGGTGTAAGAATGAATCTTGAACAACCATCCAATGAAAATATGAAAGTTATCCTAGATGAATTGGCAGAGCGATTAAAAGTAGCAAATCGAGGTCTGCTCGATCATGAAGACTACGACCTGAAAAAATATGATGAAATAAAATTCATGTATGATATGGTTGTGCAGAAGGGGCAGCTTAGCGCATCAGAAACACAGGCATTTATTGATGAGCTAAAATCTGTTAGAAAAGCATAATTAAAGAAAAGGCTGTATTTCATTTGAAGTACAGCCTTTCCTGGTTATTTATCCGCTAAATGTATCCAAAGCATGTTTCGCTGCACGTTGCTCGGATTCTTTTTTTGTCCGCCCGGTTCCTGAACCAGCTTTTTGATTCTTAACATAGACCTCTGTGACAAATTCCTTACTGTGCGATGGGCCTTTTTCGTCCACTATTTTATATTCGATGTGCTGATTTTTATACTGTTGCACCAATTCCTGCAACTGACTCTTGTAATCCATCGCATGCGAAAAAGCACCGGTACTAATTTTTGGGAACACAAAATCTTCCAGAAATTGAATAGCTACTTCATAACCTTGATCCAGATATAACGCGCCTAGGAATGATTCAAATATATCAGCTAATAAGGCAGGGCGATCTCGTCCACCTGTTTGTTCTTCACCGCGTCCCAGTAAAATTTGATCGCCAAATTCCAGATTGCGCGAAAAGTTTTCCAGAGAGGCCTCACATACGATTGCAGCACGTAACTTGGTCATTTCCCCTTCAGGCATTTCCTTGTTATTCCGATACAAATATTGAGATACCCCTAGTTCTAATACTGCGTCACCCAAAAATTCCAATCGTTCATAATCCAAAAATAAACTTCCCTGATGCTCATTCACATACGATGAATGTGTAAATGCCTGTTTTAATATGCCATGGTCTTTAAAAGTAATATTAAGTTTCTCTTCAAGTTGTTTAACATTCATGTTATGCCACCTGCTTCTGTTCAATATACGGAAAGTCTCGCTTCAGGCGAGACTTTCCAAAAAAGTTTATTAGGACTTTATACTGTTTATGTAGTTAACAGCATCACCAACTGTATTAATCTTTTCAGCTTCTTCATCAGCAATCTCCATATCGAACTCATCTTCCAGTTCCATAACGAGCTCAACTACATCAAGTGAATCAGCATCTAAATCGTCCTTAAAAGAAGCTTCCATTGTAACTTTGGATTCTTCTACCTCTAAACGTTCAACGATAAGTTCTTTTACACGGTCAAATACGTCTGCCACAGTACTTCACCTCCCTTCAAAGTGCTAGTAAATTCATGTTAACTCATAACCATTCCACCATCAATATGAAGTGTTTGGCCTGTCATGTAATTGGAATCTTCAGATGCCAGAAAACGTACTACTTTAGCTACATCTTCCGCTTGTCCCAATTTTCCAAGTGGAATCATGGCAAGCATATCCGCTCGCTGTTCATCAGTCAATACATCCGTCATTTCAGTTGCAATAAATCCAGGTGCAACAGCATTCACAAAGATATTTCTTGATGCAAGCTCTTTTGCAGTCGATTTTGTTAACCCAATCACACCGGCCTTCGCGGCAACATAGTTTGCTTGTCCAGGGTTACCACTCACACCGACAATGGAAGATACATTAATAATTTTACCACTTTTTTGTTTCATCATTTGACGGGTAACAGCTTTGGTACATAGAAAGACACCTTTCAGGTTAGTGTTAATAACCTGATCAAATTCTTCCTCTTTCATACGCATTAGCAAATTGTCCTTGGTAATCCCAGCATTGTTAACTAATATGTCAAGTGTTCCAAATTTGCTGATCACCTGTTTAATCATGTCTTTGACATCTGATTCACTTGCAACATTCGCTTGAATCTTGAATGCCTTACCACCTAATTGCTCTATTTCCTCCACTACCGCTTGTGCTTTTGCTTCACTGCCTGCATAATTCACAGCAACATTTGCACCTTGTTTAGCTAATTCTAATGCAATTGCTTTACCTATCCCCCTTGAGGCACCTGTAACTAAAGCACTTTTTCCGTTCAACATTATGTTTCCTCCCTGTACCATGTGATAAATTCTTCCATGGACTTTGGATTTTGAATGGCAAATGTAGGTATAGTACGATCAATCTTTT
This Virgibacillus phasianinus DNA region includes the following protein-coding sequences:
- the fabG gene encoding 3-oxoacyl-[acyl-carrier-protein] reductase, with product MLNGKSALVTGASRGIGKAIALELAKQGANVAVNYAGSEAKAQAVVEEIEQLGGKAFKIQANVASESDVKDMIKQVISKFGTLDILVNNAGITKDNLLMRMKEEEFDQVINTNLKGVFLCTKAVTRQMMKQKSGKIINVSSIVGVSGNPGQANYVAAKAGVIGLTKSTAKELASRNIFVNAVAPGFIATEMTDVLTDEQRADMLAMIPLGKLGQAEDVAKVVRFLASEDSNYMTGQTLHIDGGMVMS
- the rnc gene encoding ribonuclease III, yielding MNVKQLEEKLNITFKDHGILKQAFTHSSYVNEHQGSLFLDYERLEFLGDAVLELGVSQYLYRNNKEMPEGEMTKLRAAIVCEASLENFSRNLEFGDQILLGRGEEQTGGRDRPALLADIFESFLGALYLDQGYEVAIQFLEDFVFPKISTGAFSHAMDYKSQLQELVQQYKNQHIEYKIVDEKGPSHSKEFVTEVYVKNQKAGSGTGRTKKESEQRAAKHALDTFSG
- the acpP gene encoding acyl carrier protein, which translates into the protein MADVFDRVKELIVERLEVEESKVTMEASFKDDLDADSLDVVELVMELEDEFDMEIADEEAEKINTVGDAVNYINSIKS
- a CDS encoding DUF1128 domain-containing protein, yielding MNLEQPSNENMKVILDELAERLKVANRGLLDHEDYDLKKYDEIKFMYDMVVQKGQLSASETQAFIDELKSVRKA